From one Dermacentor andersoni chromosome 1, qqDerAnde1_hic_scaffold, whole genome shotgun sequence genomic stretch:
- the LOC126543898 gene encoding carboxypeptidase B-like: protein MLLLLLCALLASATTRGAEPPQGADGKVHFDGYTVYRLYPKDVQQLKYLADLENSEVDGFDFWLEPSRVHRFVDVSVSPNKQRQFLDQLHWRDIQSEVLIRDLEQEINNSTMSRSDVPDLRSPRSFFSDYQRLNTIHNHLQTFSLRRKSLVNVMTIGKSFENRDLKLVKLSSGRAKRAVWLDGGMHAREWISPATVMYILEELVSGYSNDNDTTKILDTFDVYGLPVANPDGYEYTHILNRLWRKTRSTTASFICRGADPNRNFGFKWSSGGSSSKACSEVFAGNKAFSEPETKAIANFVYARRREIMAFITFHSYSQLWLTPWGYTALKPANYLELARAARVATAALEKVHGTKYNVGTSTSMLYVASGGSDDWALGEAQIPYAYTVELRDTGRHGFTLPRDQIVPTGEETWAGIKALLLEIASKVDEGT from the exons GTATACAGTATACAGGCTGTACCCGAAGGATGTGCAGCAGCTGAAGTACTTGGCTGATCTTGAAAACAGCGAAGTCGATGGA TTCGACTTCTGGCTGGAGCCGTCACGTGTGCATCGATTCGTGGACGTGAGTGTCTCACCGAACAAGCAGCGCCAGTTCCTCGACCAGCTGCACTGGAGGGACATTCAAAGCGAGGTGCTCATTCGTGACCTCGAGCA AGAAATAAACAACTCTACAATGAGTAGAAGTGATGTCCCCGATTTGAGAAGTCCTCGAAGCTTCTTTTCCGACTACCAACGTTTGAACACC ATCCACAACCATTTGCAGACATTTAGTCTACGAAGAAAGTCTTTGGTAAACGTCATGACCATTGGAAAATCATTTGAAAACCGTGACCTCAAGCTTGTCAAG CTATCGTCAGGACGAGCCAAAAGAGCCGTGTGGCTGGACGGTGGCATGCACGCCAGGGAGTGGATTTCCCCCGCGACAGTCATGTACATCCTTGAAGAG CTGGTGAGCGGCTACAGCAATGACAATGACACGACCAAGATTCTGGACACCTTCGACGTGTACGGTCTACCGGTGGCCAACCCGGACGGCTACGAGTACACGCACATCCTC AACCGGCTGTGGCGGAAGACGAGGTCCACGACCGCCAGCTTCATCTGTCGCGGTGCCGACCCGAACCGAAACTTCGGCTTCAAATGGAGCT CGGGCGGGTCAAGCAGCAAAGCGTGCTCGGAGGTCTTCGCCGGGAACAAGGCATTCTCGGAGCCGGAGACCAAAGCGATCGCGAACTTCGTCTATGCCCGGCGCCGCGAGATCATGGCCTTCATCACCTTCCACTCGTACTCGCAGCTCTGGCTCACGCCGTGGGGCTACACGGCACTTAAGCCGGCCAACTACCTCGAACTC GCCCGCGCAGCAAGAGTCGCCACGGCTGCGCTAGAGAAGGTTCACGGTACCAAGTACAACGTTGGGACATCCACCAGTATGCTGT ACGTCGCCTCTGGAGGCTCGGACGACTGGGCCCTGGGCGAGGCGCAGATTCCGTACGCGTACACAGTAGAGCTGCGTGACACCGGTCGCCACGGATTCACCCTGCCGCGCGACCAGATCGTGCCTACGGGCGAGGAGACCTGGGCAGGAATCAAGGCCCTGCTGCTCGAGATCGCCAGTAAGGTGGACGAGGGAACGTGA